The window GTCATCAAAAGAAAGATTGAGATCAAAATCCTCAAAGCCACCCTCGGAGGCTGAATTTGACAAACCCCCAGAAACGACAATCTTTCCATCCGCTCCGCCAGTGGCTATTATGGAAGCCCGTCCCTCCCTATTCGAGACAGCAGCGGACCAAATATTCTTGCCGTTATGGCAACCGTCAGTCGTGCGGTGCTTCAAAGCCCCCTTTGGCCCTTCCGACCCAGTCAAGTCAAGACTCAACTCCCATTTTTGTCTTGTAGTATCCTCGCCGAATGAGTACACATTAATGGAACCATTTGATCTCGATGTGTATTCCCCAAACTTGACATGCCATATCCTTGACAAATGTCCCATGGCAACTGCCACACATCTTGTTGAGTCTTTTTtgttctcctccttcacttCCGAATTACCACCAAAACCGGtctctctcccttccccaagGGCTTTGGAATCTATTTCCATTCCATTTTCCCGGACAATGAGATGTCGATTAGTAATGTCCCATATCCTTATTGTTCTATCGTCACTGCAGCTTGCCAGTAGCCTGAACTTTGACCCAGGGCTAAATTCGAGCTCTGGTGATATAGTAACACCGAAAATCGACCCTTCGTGTCCACCAAACACGTATAGCACCTCCCATTGAGACGGCCTGCAAGAGTCCAGGTAGTATTTCCAGACAATAATCTCCCCGAATACTGTGCCGCCTGCTacgaggatggtgttgtcgccCAGAAACATGAGGTTCGCAGAATACAGGATGGGCCTCGATGGCGACACCACAGGCCCTAGCTCAAGGAGGTTTCCGTCTGAACTGAGTTTGAGAGTGACAATTTCGTTATGAGCGGTGACTAGCGCGCCCAGAGTCTCGCCGTTGcaagagaagaggatgccATCGTAGATCCAGTCTGGCGCTTGAAACTCGGTGGGTAACTCGGTAGGGGCGGTTCCTTGAATGAGGGATGCAACTGACGACGGTGGGAGAACCATGACAGATTGCCCACCCCAAATCAAGAATCCCCCttctgttgttggggtgCCATCCTCAGATTTCCAAGCATGAATTCCATGGATAGGCTGTGAGTTGAAAACTCTGAGTTGGCTGACGAGGCGAGAGGTGGCTACGTCGTAAATTCTGAGCCAGGTGTCTTCACCTGCAAGGAGGTATGAAGAGTTGGACTCGGCATGATAGATCtcgagggcggtgatgggaCTGAGCACAAAGCTCTGTTGTAGTTGAgttcgaggatgaggggtgCTCTGAGATGTAAAGTTAGTGAGGGGGTTCGGGTTGTGTGTGAGTGACTCACGAGAGTTTGTAGGTTGAAGCCAACATACCGTTTGAGACATAATGATGACGTAAGAAATACCCGTTGATAATGTGATTCGTCTTCATAGGTGTCATAAAATCATTTTCATGTGTGAGCGTTATTCGTGTGCCAGTGGTGTGGTTTTGAGTGTGAGGGAAGCAAAGGCTCAGGGTGTGAGAACTTTCGGCCAATAAGCACGCACCAAAAGTGACCCACCCAGGCAGCCTGCCTGAGTGGGTCCATGGACCCCTTTCAACTTCAACTCGTGAACTTGAGGACGGTCAAAGCATCATTCCACATTTATGCTTAGGGTTCAAGTTGATGTGAGGTGGGATGAATAAGTCTTCTTATTTCCAACCTAAAGGCCGTGTAACGCAAGAAAATATTGCCCAAGTGCGTGGCAGCTAACATGGCAGACCAAATTCTTCATATTGATTAGGACTGTTGCCGTATAAAACAACTTCAAGTCCACTTGTTACTTCTTCGTTCCTCCAgactcctctccctctgAGCTACTGCCGGTGACTGCGCCACAATCATGGCCgtccttgatggcggcaCCACATATTTCGCAGACGTTATGTCTTGGGACTCCCGGCATTGTGTCTAAGAAAGCTTGTTGGTCGTAAGAATTGTGTGTTTTTATGTACGTAGTGTTGGTTGTAGTTTGTGGGTGAGAGCTGTCGAGTGATGGTTAATGGAAATGTCGATGACAGAAACATTGTTAGGTAGAGAGACTCGGTGCGTTGCATTTTCTTATATACAACTTCTCGAATCTTTTCAAGCCGGCTTTTGCGCTCCATTGACGTGGCATCATTGGTAAATGTGAAGGTGTCATTACGGTATCTGTAATGTGGCATCATGGTGTTCATGGTGATCTCATTGAACTGGGTAATACGGCCTTTTAATGGTGTTCTGGTGACCCGAAACTCGGCCATATGCTGGTTTGattgtgaggttgaggagtgAAACGAGAAGTTACAAGACACATATGTCACACCAAAAGCACAACAGAAAGACTCAGCGTTGAAACAAGCACCATTCATCAGCGTCAATTTGCCCAGTCGCTTCCCGAGCGTATGTCACCCTGGCCTCTTCGTAATAACTGTGTTGTATGTTACGCGTATGCTGACTTGGCTTTTGCACTATAGGCTTCTACGTAAACATGGGTACGATGAGCCAAACCACATCTCGATCTTGAAGTATCAATCATCTTTGCTAGAGGCTTGTCCCAAGTTTGAgtgatgttgtggttggaGAATGTGCTTGCTCACTGACTCCAGCCAACTGCTCGCTAGAAGGCGAGCACTATAAGATTCCCCATATAATCAAGATAGATCAGTTTCCGTTCATTGCACCAACTTACCCACGTTATCGCAAGTCATGGCCACCTTTCATAACCCTAATGTAGTACCCGACAACAGCCTCCTGTGCCAGATATTCGGCAAAAACGTGCTTTTAAGGCTGGCCACCGTACGCCAGGACGGGGATCGTTGCGTCTTCAAAGCCTTAGTACTAAAAAAGCTTGACCATGGCCAGAATTCATGCTTTGTGCGCCTCCGGGCTCTGGACAAGCCGGCACCCTCGTTTTACACGGTTGCTGCTATGCAAAAAATAGCCGCATCTTGCATCAAACACCTTGTTCCAGCAACCATCAAAATCGGTGAGGCAACCAATGACCAAGCAAGAAAGTTCCAGTTTTGGGTCATGGAACTTGACAAAGGAATTGCCCTGGACAACATCTGGGAAAAGATGAACCATGAGAATCGGAAGTCTGTGGTCAAGAACCTGGTCGAGGTGCTCTTTTCACTTCAATCTTTGAAGATCTCAGACTACAAAGTCCAGAACACCCTCCAGGAATCACTCGGCGAGCACAGAAAGGAAGAACTTACggaggctgccaaggctTCCTTCGGGGGCCCATTGTCGGGATTCCTGGAAACAGAGGCCTTTTTCATGGCCTTTCTCTTGCGAGTGTTTGGCTTTGACCAGCCATTCAAGAACATCTTCGTAAACCGATTTAACAGCATGAAGCCTGTGTCTGATCCGGCCGGCATTGTGCTGGAATTTGCGGCAAAACATGTGGACTCGTTCAGAATCAACGATGATGATATGCGGAAGTTGTAAGTGCATCGATCAGATACACCACTGGGATGCCCTAGTAATTTGCCGAAAGGAGGCCAAGAGGCTGTTTTCTGCCTCAACGACATTAGGCCTCAGAACATCATGGTCCTAGGGGTTGAAACCGATGATGGACGAGTGAAATACGAGCTCACTGGTCTCGTGGAGCGGGCATGGGCTGGTTTCTTTCCCCCCTCATTTCAGCTGAGTTTGCAAGACTCATTGGTGGGTGTTACAAACCGCCATCTTTCCTTCTACTTACTTTTGAAACAAGAACTCACTGGATTTCTCCCTCGAACCCCGCCACATATGTCGTTGGCGAGGGCCATGTTCCACCTCTTGGAGGCCCAGCAAGTGAAGAAGTTGGCTGAGGCCGATATGGAAGCTCAAATTCGCAAACGGTACATGGCCGTGATGCGGGTATCCCGGGACAAGGATCCGTATGTTGGATGGAAATATGACGTCGAAGGACCAATTCCGGAGGTGTCGGCTGAAGCTTTTGACAGGATGGAGATCGATGCTGTTAATAGCATGTGGGACTAGCTATCTTGATGGATAGTAATTCTCTAAAATAAATGAATTGAGATATCAAATTAGTcaacaaccctaacccatcAATGGCTGAAGTAGGGAAGGTCAGTGCTTGTTGGGCCGTCACCGCGGGGTAGCTTACCCCTGCTCGAGGGACCCTGGCAGCGGCAAGAGCAGAGACAGCGGGACATcgccagcatcatcaccgcctcgAATCTCAGTCAGCTCCTTTTCAACTGTTGGCAAGACAAAGATTATCCAGCCGTGCCAGCCTCATATCTTACCCAAACTCCAATTACAACATCAAAATGGTCGGTCTTGGTCCCAAGCGTCCTCCCTCCCGAAAAGGCACTGGTACGTAAACAGTTGGTTGCAATCTCCAAACCCCAGCTCGGGAATCTCCAACAGCTTTCCATGCCCAACATAACCCCTCTCGGCTTTATTCATTGCTGCCTATTGTTTTTGTTGAATACAAGATAAAGTCAGGCACAATTGCTCCTGCCATCCGTCTGATTGTATACTCAGAAGGGCCAAGTGGTTCTTCCCCCCAGCGCCTTGTGTGGTTTTGGTGCCGTGTCGCGTGCGTATCATCCGGGAAGAGGCGAAGCGGAAGTCACGTTGGAGTGAAGACCCTATCTGTGTACCGTCCGCGATAATCTTGGATGATGTGACATCACTCACTCTTCTGGTTTTCTGCATGCTCAGTCACcaacacaccaccaacctaTCCGATCAGGCTTCCCAGCATTTCCCCACCTTGCTCTGCCTTGGCATATTTCTTCCTAAAGTACCCTTTTTGCGAATCGCTATATTCGATCCCTACTCTGGCCTGCATTAGGTACCCAGCCTCCTACCTTGCCCTACAAATAAGTACCTGAGCCATGTCTTTCTTCGGCATGAGATCCCTGGTCAATCCCGACAACgtcaaccaacaccacccaatTCCTCTGTCAAAGAGCCACGCCTACCGACACCACTCTATTTTCTCCAGCAACA is drawn from Podospora pseudocomata strain CBS 415.72m chromosome 1 map unlocalized CBS415.72m_1, whole genome shotgun sequence and contains these coding sequences:
- a CDS encoding uncharacterized protein (COG:I; EggNog:ENOG503NVA3) is translated as MATFHNPNVVPDNSLLCQIFGKNVLLRLATVRQDGDRCVFKALVLKKLDHGQNSCFVRLRALDKPAPSFYTVAAMQKIAASCIKHLVPATIKIGEATNDQARKFQFWVMELDKGIALDNIWEKMNHENRKSVVKNLVEVLFSLQSLKISDYKVQNTLQESLGEHRKEELTEAAKASFGGPLSGFLETEAFFMAFLLRVFGFDQPFKNIFVNRFNSMKPVSDPAGIVLEFAAKHVDSFRINDDDMRKFQEAVFCLNDIRPQNIMVLGVETDDGRVKYELTGLVERAWAGFFPPSFQLSLQDSLVGVTNRHLSFYLLLKQELTGFLPRTPPHMSLARAMFHLLEAQQVKKLAEADMEAQIRKRYMAVMRVSRDKDPYVGWKYDVEGPIPEVSAEAFDRMEIDAVNSMWD